In Thermocrinis minervae, a single genomic region encodes these proteins:
- the der gene encoding ribosome biogenesis GTPase Der, with protein MKVIIVGRPNVGKSTLFNRIIKKRLSIVHDMPGVTRDVIESQAQWQGKSFTVMDTGGVIESGDYISQEVRKKVIQHLEKVDLILFVVDAKEGLTAQDQEIAKLLYPYKHKTILVVNKVDNKKSNLNAYDFYTLGFDEVYFVSAQHGKGVAELLDRIVRDIPSEEQISTAGGIKISFVGRPNVGKSSLVNAILGQERVIVSHIPGTTRDAVEIPFTYKGTSFILVDTAGVRRPSKVEYGVEFFSVGRSLKAIELSHVVCLVLDISEGVTRQDKRLAGLIERHYKGCVIVANKYDLVKVPKETVENIIRKELYFLDYAPVVVTSAIKGEGVSSILDEVLEVYSDYTKQHKTSFVNRAIQNILKEKPPPLYRGKEVKVYYSFQKSTAPPTVVVITNYVEGWKENYKRFFIRRLREELKLYKSPVRLELVQKEGGNEASKA; from the coding sequence GTGAAGGTAATCATAGTAGGAAGACCAAACGTAGGGAAGTCCACACTCTTCAACAGGATAATAAAAAAACGCCTTAGTATAGTCCATGATATGCCAGGTGTTACCAGAGACGTGATAGAGTCACAAGCCCAATGGCAGGGCAAATCCTTTACTGTAATGGATACAGGCGGTGTAATAGAAAGCGGGGATTACATAAGCCAAGAGGTAAGGAAGAAGGTAATCCAACACTTGGAAAAGGTAGACCTAATACTCTTCGTAGTGGATGCAAAGGAGGGCCTTACCGCTCAAGACCAAGAAATAGCAAAACTACTGTATCCCTATAAGCACAAAACAATTCTAGTAGTCAACAAGGTGGACAACAAGAAGTCTAACCTAAACGCCTATGACTTTTACACCCTAGGCTTTGATGAAGTTTACTTCGTGTCTGCACAGCATGGTAAAGGTGTGGCAGAACTCTTAGACAGGATAGTCAGGGATATACCTAGTGAGGAACAGATAAGCACCGCTGGTGGTATAAAAATCTCCTTCGTTGGAAGACCAAACGTGGGTAAATCTTCCTTGGTGAACGCTATACTCGGTCAGGAGAGAGTGATAGTTTCCCATATACCAGGAACCACCAGGGATGCTGTGGAAATACCCTTTACCTATAAGGGTACTTCCTTCATCCTAGTAGATACGGCTGGAGTAAGAAGACCTTCTAAGGTAGAGTATGGGGTTGAGTTCTTCTCAGTAGGAAGATCCTTGAAGGCCATAGAGCTCTCTCACGTAGTGTGTTTAGTACTGGACATATCGGAAGGTGTGACAAGGCAGGACAAAAGACTGGCAGGCTTGATAGAGAGACATTACAAGGGATGTGTCATAGTGGCTAACAAGTATGACCTCGTAAAGGTTCCTAAAGAAACTGTGGAAAACATCATCAGAAAGGAGCTCTACTTTTTAGACTACGCTCCCGTGGTGGTAACATCCGCCATCAAAGGTGAAGGTGTGAGCAGTATACTGGACGAGGTGCTAGAGGTCTACTCAGACTACACCAAACAGCACAAAACCTCCTTTGTGAACAGAGCTATCCAGAACATACTTAAAGAAAAGCCACCGCCCTTGTACAGAGGCAAAGAGGTAAAGGTGTACTACAGCTTCCAAAAGTCTACAGCTCCACCTACTGTGGTAGTTATAACCAACTACGTGGAAGGTTGGAAGGAGAACTATAAGAGATTCTTCATAAGGCGTCTTAGAGAAGAGCTTAAATTATATAAATCCCCTGTAAGACTGGAGTTGGTGCAGAAGGAGGGTGGGAATGAGGCTTCCAAAGCCTAA
- a CDS encoding acyl-CoA thioesterase: MFVYTRRIQFYETDAQGVVHHSNYFRYLEEARGELLRSVGMPYSEIRKLGYEVVLIEAFCRYRRPAFYDQKIDIHIRVKEVNRFEFSFEYHILAEGQKLAEAYTKHCLVFEGKIVSLPKELRSKLDGLAGS; this comes from the coding sequence ATGTTCGTCTATACCAGGAGAATACAGTTTTACGAGACGGATGCCCAAGGGGTGGTACACCACTCTAACTACTTTAGGTACTTAGAAGAAGCCAGGGGGGAGCTTTTGAGATCTGTTGGCATGCCTTACTCGGAAATAAGAAAACTTGGCTACGAGGTAGTGCTCATAGAAGCCTTTTGCCGATACAGAAGACCAGCCTTCTACGACCAAAAGATTGACATACACATACGTGTTAAAGAGGTAAACAGGTTTGAGTTCTCCTTTGAGTACCACATACTGGCAGAAGGTCAAAAACTTGCCGAGGCATACACCAAACATTGCCTAGTCTTTGAAGGTAAGATAGTTAGCCTACCTAAGGAGCTAAGGTCTAAGTTAGATGGGCTGGCAGGAAGCTGA
- the murB gene encoding UDP-N-acetylmuramate dehydrogenase: MDIRRKVRLDAFTTIGIGGIAEYFAVPRDQEELADLIKLAQDKGKPIHILGRGANTIFGDFEGFVVYTKNFSNMSVEDEGNKGLRVKVAAGVDLHKLVKLAVDENLEGVYRLVGLPATVGGAVSMNAGAFGYEISEHLLSVKFLGWDGNVYTAMKQDLNFSYRNSPFPSLGVVLECEFLFQRTNRPIFEEFQSIKRLRKEKQPINMPTSGSTFKNPQGHAAGKLLEEVGMKGFRIGGVAFSEVHANFLINVDRGTFQDVLKIIQVAKRRVLETFGIELEEEVVLVGKRDAFARLD; the protein is encoded by the coding sequence ATGGATATCAGAAGAAAGGTAAGATTGGACGCCTTTACTACCATAGGCATAGGGGGAATAGCTGAGTACTTTGCCGTTCCCAGAGATCAAGAGGAGCTCGCAGATCTCATAAAGCTGGCCCAGGATAAGGGTAAACCTATACACATACTAGGTCGCGGTGCCAACACCATATTCGGAGACTTTGAAGGCTTTGTAGTATACACAAAGAACTTCTCCAACATGAGCGTAGAGGACGAAGGAAATAAAGGCCTGAGGGTAAAGGTGGCTGCAGGCGTAGATCTTCACAAGTTGGTAAAGCTGGCAGTAGATGAAAACCTAGAAGGGGTTTACAGGCTCGTTGGGCTACCTGCCACTGTGGGTGGTGCTGTAAGCATGAACGCCGGAGCTTTTGGTTACGAGATTTCCGAACATTTACTATCCGTTAAGTTTTTAGGATGGGATGGAAATGTCTACACAGCCATGAAGCAAGACCTTAACTTCTCTTACAGGAATTCACCCTTTCCAAGCTTGGGCGTAGTCCTAGAGTGTGAGTTTTTATTCCAGAGGACCAACAGACCTATATTTGAGGAGTTCCAGAGCATAAAGAGGTTAAGAAAGGAAAAGCAGCCCATCAACATGCCCACCAGCGGCTCTACCTTCAAGAACCCGCAAGGACATGCAGCCGGCAAGCTCTTAGAAGAGGTGGGAATGAAGGGTTTTAGGATAGGCGGTGTAGCCTTTTCAGAAGTGCATGCCAACTTTCTGATCAACGTAGACAGAGGCACATTCCAAGACGTGCTTAAAATAATACAGGTAGCCAAAAGAAGGGTCTTAGAAACATTCGGGATTGAACTTGAAGAGGAGGTGGTCCTAGTTGGAAAGAGAGATGCCTTTGCCAGACTGGATTAA
- a CDS encoding 6-pyruvoyl trahydropterin synthase family protein, protein MPWLIRVKRKFNAAHYLTNYHGKPEPLHGHTWTVEVFIRADSLDEGGMGYDFVEIDRRLKELLPDYKLLNEVFDFSPSAENVARWLYYKLKQEYPTLEKVVVWETEECGTEFWE, encoded by the coding sequence ATGCCTTGGCTTATAAGGGTAAAGAGGAAGTTTAACGCTGCCCACTACCTTACTAACTACCACGGTAAACCCGAACCTTTACACGGTCACACCTGGACGGTGGAGGTCTTCATAAGAGCCGACAGCCTGGATGAAGGAGGTATGGGCTACGACTTTGTTGAGATAGACAGAAGGCTAAAGGAGCTTTTACCAGACTACAAACTTCTTAATGAGGTGTTTGACTTCTCACCAAGTGCAGAAAACGTAGCAAGGTGGTTATACTATAAGTTAAAACAGGAGTATCCTACCTTAGAGAAGGTGGTAGTATGGGAGACGGAGGAATGCGGCACGGAATTCTGGGAGTGA
- a CDS encoding lytic transglycosylase domain-containing protein, which yields MRHGILGVSLLLSIFSCTPMVQQAVLPSKNVEVVKKGSFYVALSEDEESFIGYEARRLGIPIPDREEIKRYLSYYLRNKEFTERLLQRANHYLPTIRPVLEKYGLPAELAMLPAIESAFNPFAVSRSGAAGLWQFIPSTARRYGLRVDNLVDERFDILKSTEAAALYLRDLYSTFRNWELTLASYNCGENCVWRRTGGIDFWQTYGFLPEETKNYVPNFFALLLIARDPKRYGFNTDVKMEEVKVVRVNKDIQKDELLDSLKVKEDIFKDYNPHILGNTVPKDTYVYIPKKVVLIK from the coding sequence ATGCGGCACGGAATTCTGGGAGTGAGTTTGCTCCTGTCTATCTTCTCCTGCACACCAATGGTACAGCAAGCTGTTCTTCCTTCTAAAAACGTAGAGGTTGTAAAAAAAGGGAGCTTTTACGTAGCCCTCTCTGAAGATGAGGAAAGTTTTATAGGTTACGAAGCTAGAAGGCTAGGCATACCCATCCCAGACAGGGAAGAGATAAAAAGATACCTCTCTTACTACCTGAGGAACAAAGAGTTTACAGAAAGACTTCTTCAGAGAGCAAACCACTATCTACCTACCATAAGACCTGTGCTTGAAAAGTATGGGCTTCCTGCAGAGCTCGCCATGCTGCCAGCCATAGAGAGCGCCTTTAATCCCTTTGCTGTCTCAAGGTCCGGTGCCGCAGGTCTTTGGCAGTTTATACCTTCAACAGCAAGAAGGTATGGTCTAAGGGTAGACAACCTCGTAGACGAAAGGTTTGACATCTTAAAGTCTACAGAAGCTGCAGCCCTCTATCTTAGAGACCTTTACAGTACCTTCAGAAACTGGGAGCTTACCCTTGCCAGCTACAACTGTGGTGAGAACTGCGTCTGGAGAAGGACGGGTGGAATAGACTTCTGGCAGACTTATGGTTTTCTTCCGGAGGAAACAAAGAATTACGTACCCAACTTCTTCGCTCTGTTACTTATAGCGAGAGATCCCAAAAGGTACGGTTTTAACACGGACGTGAAGATGGAAGAGGTGAAAGTAGTCCGTGTCAACAAGGACATTCAGAAGGATGAGCTTTTAGATTCCTTAAAAGTCAAGGAGGATATCTTTAAAGATTACAACCCTCACATACTCGGCAACACAGTACCCAAGGACACCTACGTATACATACCCAAGAAGGTAGTGCTGATTAAATGA
- the mobA gene encoding molybdenum cofactor guanylyltransferase, producing MIPECYILAGGKSRRFGQDKTLYPIEGKPMILHVVELARRVSERVFILSKDVQKYAFIKGVDILKDYVHEQFALAGVYTALKRTSYEKVLILSADMPYLRPDILTHLWKSSQPDVSLYKVNEKLYPFPGVYYRSVLPPLEDYILKGRRRVGKFLELLRINTLTSEEKRAFTNVNTLEDILQAGAEPP from the coding sequence ATGATCCCAGAGTGTTACATACTGGCAGGAGGCAAAAGCAGGCGATTCGGCCAGGACAAAACCCTTTACCCAATAGAAGGAAAACCTATGATACTACACGTGGTAGAGCTAGCCAGAAGAGTGTCTGAAAGGGTCTTTATACTCTCCAAAGATGTTCAAAAGTATGCCTTCATAAAAGGTGTAGATATCCTAAAAGACTATGTGCACGAACAGTTTGCTCTGGCTGGTGTATACACTGCCCTTAAACGCACATCCTATGAAAAAGTGCTTATCCTTTCTGCTGATATGCCCTACCTAAGGCCGGATATATTGACCCATCTATGGAAAAGTTCCCAACCAGATGTTAGCTTATACAAGGTTAACGAAAAACTGTATCCTTTCCCAGGTGTGTACTACAGAAGTGTATTACCCCCTTTAGAGGATTACATACTAAAGGGTAGAAGAAGGGTAGGAAAGTTTTTAGAACTTCTAAGGATAAACACCCTAACAAGCGAAGAGAAGAGAGCCTTTACCAACGTGAACACTCTTGAGGATATACTTCAGGCGGGGGCAGAGCCCCCATAA
- a CDS encoding HU family DNA-binding protein — MTKAELVSAIAKQAGITKKQADAALKAAVSAVSAALKKGERVAIPGFGIFTVRQRAARKGRNPRTGKVIEIPARKVVVFRPAKDLRESIK; from the coding sequence ATGACAAAGGCGGAGCTTGTTTCTGCAATAGCCAAGCAGGCCGGCATAACCAAGAAGCAGGCCGATGCTGCTTTGAAGGCTGCTGTGAGTGCTGTCTCTGCAGCTCTCAAGAAGGGTGAAAGAGTAGCAATTCCTGGTTTTGGGATATTCACCGTTAGACAGAGAGCTGCAAGAAAGGGAAGGAATCCCAGGACAGGTAAGGTGATAGAAATACCTGCAAGGAAGGTGGTGGTCTTCAGGCCTGCCAAGGACCTCAGAGAGTCCATCAAGTAA
- a CDS encoding citryl-CoA lyase — MEKKWRTAITQHIGHETYIRGYRLLDLVGNLTFAQAIYLILKGELPNEKESKMMEAIFVSVIDHGIAPPSAIAARAVASGGNSLNVGVAAGVLAFGSAHGGALEDAMRFIQEGVASQKPVQDIVKEYLESKKPIPGYGHRYYKDFDPRTKRLMDIAKELGFYDKHCQFAQEVEEEIARQKGKRLVLNVDGAIAAVVSEMGFDWRLGKGFFIIGRVPGLVAHVYEELTMEKPFSKRLDEEKETEYIGVPPRELPPEFRKL; from the coding sequence ATGGAGAAGAAGTGGAGAACGGCCATAACTCAACACATAGGACATGAAACATACATAAGGGGCTACAGGCTTTTAGATCTTGTAGGTAACCTCACCTTCGCCCAGGCTATCTACCTGATCCTCAAAGGTGAGCTACCCAACGAGAAAGAGTCCAAGATGATGGAAGCTATATTCGTGTCGGTCATAGACCATGGCATAGCTCCACCTTCTGCTATAGCCGCAAGAGCTGTCGCATCTGGTGGAAACTCTCTAAACGTAGGTGTGGCCGCGGGAGTTCTGGCTTTTGGTTCAGCCCATGGGGGAGCTCTAGAAGATGCCATGAGGTTCATACAAGAAGGTGTTGCCAGCCAAAAGCCAGTACAAGACATAGTAAAGGAGTACTTAGAGAGCAAAAAACCCATACCAGGGTACGGCCACAGGTACTACAAAGACTTTGACCCAAGGACCAAAAGGCTCATGGATATAGCCAAAGAGCTAGGTTTTTATGACAAGCACTGTCAGTTTGCTCAGGAGGTAGAAGAAGAAATAGCAAGGCAAAAGGGTAAAAGGTTGGTTCTTAACGTAGACGGAGCCATAGCTGCAGTGGTTTCCGAGATGGGCTTTGACTGGCGCCTTGGAAAAGGATTTTTCATCATAGGAAGGGTACCAGGTCTAGTAGCACACGTTTACGAAGAACTTACGATGGAAAAACCCTTCTCTAAGAGGTTAGACGAAGAGAAGGAGACAGAATATATAGGTGTGCCACCCAGAGAGCTTCCACCAGAGTTTAGGAAACTCTAA
- a CDS encoding zinc-binding dehydrogenase has product MRAVVLKDFGGVENLQYVEDFPEPSVGPGEVLIKVKCVALNHLDLWVRMGALAVKPQLPHILGSDVSGVVCKVGEGVKSVKEGDEVIVAPGLSCGVCYDCQKGHDNHCRDYDILGLKTKGAYAEFVKVPERNVLPKPKNLSFEEACSFPLTSLTVWNALVEKAQIKPYHKVLIWGGSSGVGVVGIQVAKLFGAFVITTAGNEEKARRCKELGADVVINHYTQDVVKEVRSIFKEGVDIVMDHVGSSTFWKSVECLRKGGKLVFFGTTTGSETKIDIRYIFVREIELLGVYMGPRADLFKISELYDRGLLKPVVDKVFDLKEAPEAHRYLEESKHFGKIVLRVS; this is encoded by the coding sequence ATGCGTGCAGTAGTTTTGAAGGACTTCGGTGGTGTTGAGAACCTACAGTACGTAGAGGATTTTCCGGAACCTTCTGTAGGTCCTGGTGAGGTACTCATAAAGGTTAAGTGCGTAGCCCTTAACCACCTTGACCTTTGGGTTAGGATGGGAGCGTTGGCTGTAAAACCGCAGCTGCCTCATATCTTAGGTTCAGATGTTAGTGGTGTTGTATGCAAAGTGGGAGAAGGTGTTAAAAGTGTGAAAGAAGGAGATGAGGTTATAGTAGCTCCTGGGCTATCCTGTGGCGTGTGCTACGACTGCCAGAAGGGACATGATAACCATTGTAGGGATTACGACATACTAGGACTCAAAACTAAGGGAGCTTATGCAGAGTTTGTTAAGGTTCCGGAGAGAAACGTCTTACCAAAGCCTAAAAACTTGAGCTTTGAGGAGGCTTGCAGCTTTCCCCTTACATCTCTTACTGTTTGGAACGCTCTAGTTGAGAAGGCTCAGATAAAGCCTTACCATAAGGTTCTCATATGGGGTGGCTCTTCCGGTGTTGGTGTAGTGGGTATACAGGTTGCTAAGCTCTTTGGAGCCTTTGTCATAACAACGGCAGGAAACGAGGAAAAAGCCAGGAGATGCAAAGAGCTTGGGGCTGATGTGGTTATAAACCATTACACGCAGGATGTGGTCAAAGAGGTAAGATCGATCTTTAAAGAAGGTGTGGACATAGTGATGGACCATGTGGGAAGCTCCACCTTCTGGAAGAGTGTGGAGTGCCTGAGAAAGGGTGGAAAGTTGGTTTTCTTCGGAACTACTACAGGAAGTGAGACAAAAATAGACATAAGGTACATCTTCGTAAGGGAGATAGAGCTGCTCGGTGTCTACATGGGGCCCAGAGCAGACCTGTTTAAGATATCAGAGCTATACGATCGAGGTCTACTAAAACCCGTGGTGGACAAGGTTTTTGATTTGAAGGAGGCCCCAGAGGCCCACAGATACCTGGAAGAGTCCAAGCACTTTGGAAAGATAGTGCTTAGAGTTTCCTAA
- a CDS encoding 4Fe-4S dicluster domain-containing protein, protein MAKPVMLIDLDRCIGCLSCEVACKQEKGIEEFGIRPMKVFRIGHVGDAADAFFLPMNCFHCDPAPCVFACPTSAMKKREKDGIVYVEKPLCIGCKACIIACPYGAISFNPSTMKVEKCDYCYSRVERGLLPSCVSKCVTNCLYFVELDEIPKERHTARRIDSELYRELFEVYTTQEEV, encoded by the coding sequence ATGGCAAAACCAGTTATGCTCATAGACCTTGACAGATGTATAGGCTGCCTCTCCTGTGAGGTGGCATGTAAGCAGGAAAAAGGTATAGAGGAGTTTGGCATAAGACCTATGAAGGTCTTCAGGATAGGACACGTGGGTGACGCTGCCGATGCTTTCTTCCTTCCCATGAACTGCTTTCACTGCGATCCTGCTCCATGCGTGTTTGCATGTCCTACTTCTGCTATGAAGAAGAGGGAAAAGGATGGTATAGTGTACGTGGAAAAGCCGTTGTGTATAGGCTGCAAAGCCTGCATAATAGCTTGTCCTTACGGTGCTATAAGCTTTAACCCATCCACCATGAAGGTAGAAAAGTGTGACTACTGCTACAGTAGAGTAGAAAGGGGTCTTTTACCTTCCTGCGTCTCTAAATGTGTTACCAACTGCCTTTACTTTGTTGAGTTGGATGAAATACCAAAGGAGAGGCACACTGCTAGGAGGATAGACTCGGAGCTCTACAGAGAGCTGTTTGAGGTGTATACTACTCAAGAGGAGGTGTAA
- the ilvE gene encoding branched-chain-amino-acid transaminase has product MEYAFFEGKIVPVEEAKISIKTNSFHYGTAVFEGIRAYWNEKDQQLYMLFAKEHYDRLIRNARALFMELPYTAEDLVEITKELLRKNQIRQDVYIRPIAYFKDLALTPKLVGFTPEVAIYTYNFGRYLNTSSGIRVKVSSWRRNDDNSIPSRWKVAGAYVNSALAKTEALLAGYDEAIMLNQHGFLAEGSGENIFLIREGKAITPSYQEHILEGITRKAVIMLLKKELVMEVIERPVARSELYVADEIFLTGTAAEITPVVEVDNRKVGNGEIGPITRELQEIYFNAVRGNIERYKVWLTPVYEK; this is encoded by the coding sequence ATGGAGTACGCATTCTTTGAAGGCAAGATAGTTCCCGTAGAAGAGGCCAAGATAAGCATAAAGACCAACTCTTTCCACTACGGTACTGCCGTGTTTGAGGGGATAAGGGCCTACTGGAACGAAAAAGACCAACAGCTCTATATGCTCTTCGCAAAGGAACACTATGACAGGCTCATCAGGAACGCAAGGGCTCTTTTTATGGAACTCCCCTACACGGCCGAAGATTTAGTAGAGATAACCAAAGAACTCTTAAGAAAGAACCAGATAAGGCAGGATGTCTACATAAGACCCATAGCCTATTTTAAGGACCTTGCACTGACTCCAAAGCTCGTAGGTTTCACACCTGAGGTGGCCATATACACCTACAATTTTGGAAGATACCTAAACACTTCTTCAGGTATAAGGGTAAAGGTGTCCTCCTGGAGAAGGAACGACGACAACTCTATACCCTCAAGGTGGAAGGTGGCGGGAGCTTACGTCAACAGTGCGCTGGCCAAGACAGAAGCCCTGCTAGCAGGATACGACGAGGCCATAATGCTTAACCAACACGGCTTTTTGGCAGAAGGCTCAGGCGAGAACATATTTCTGATAAGGGAAGGGAAGGCTATAACACCTTCCTACCAGGAGCACATACTGGAGGGTATAACTAGGAAGGCTGTGATTATGCTACTCAAAAAGGAACTCGTAATGGAGGTTATAGAAAGACCTGTGGCCAGGAGTGAACTTTACGTAGCCGACGAGATATTCTTGACAGGTACCGCTGCTGAGATAACTCCTGTGGTAGAAGTAGATAATAGGAAGGTAGGAAACGGCGAAATAGGGCCTATAACGAGGGAGCTTCAAGAGATCTACTTTAACGCCGTAAGAGGTAACATAGAAAGGTACAAGGTCTGGCTAACACCCGTGTATGAAAAATAG
- a CDS encoding M28 family peptidase, translating to MKNSTFEELKERAESLLREERFLSSKEPIKRLLKDKGIPYQEEKFEVEVLVPQEVKLQVDNRTVPAVGYVGSPNIEVEGYVKEDPLAGDIALTPKRSDRRVFQKLKEKGVKAIITYMEDLDAHFHGSAVGLDLPIINVRKEHVELLKDAYVKLKVKSKLVKTTGTNLLSEVGRGAIFYLVAHTDTKPGTFGAIDNGIGFLTLIYIFDELRRDYKLPFKLRLLLTDFEEVGLLGSKHHVQKLPKHTYYCINVDSIGWTNPSVLYKDAEGYNGQTINEKFFKHASEFSVNIEWKAVPSAISDHIPFKQQGVETLFLTSHPFSIRHTPYDNVHSIDWDMVRMWFDLILSFIRRFHKI from the coding sequence ATGAAAAATAGTACATTTGAGGAGCTGAAAGAAAGAGCAGAATCCCTTCTCAGAGAGGAAAGGTTCTTATCCTCAAAGGAACCAATAAAAAGGTTGCTCAAGGACAAGGGCATACCTTACCAAGAAGAAAAGTTTGAAGTTGAAGTACTGGTTCCGCAAGAGGTAAAACTGCAGGTAGATAACAGAACTGTACCCGCTGTGGGATACGTAGGAAGCCCAAACATCGAAGTTGAAGGATACGTAAAAGAAGACCCTTTGGCTGGAGATATAGCATTAACTCCCAAAAGGTCTGACAGAAGGGTTTTTCAGAAACTAAAGGAAAAGGGTGTAAAGGCCATTATAACGTACATGGAAGATCTAGATGCACATTTCCACGGTAGCGCGGTGGGTCTTGACCTTCCAATAATCAACGTAAGAAAAGAACATGTAGAGTTACTCAAGGATGCATACGTAAAGCTCAAAGTAAAGAGTAAGCTCGTAAAAACCACAGGAACCAACCTTCTGTCAGAAGTAGGAAGAGGAGCCATATTCTACCTCGTAGCGCATACTGACACAAAGCCAGGCACTTTTGGAGCCATAGACAACGGCATAGGCTTTTTAACCCTTATATACATATTTGACGAGCTAAGAAGAGACTACAAACTTCCCTTTAAACTTAGGCTGCTACTTACAGACTTTGAAGAAGTAGGCCTTCTAGGATCAAAGCATCACGTACAGAAATTACCAAAACACACTTACTACTGTATAAACGTAGACTCCATAGGATGGACAAACCCATCCGTCCTGTACAAGGATGCAGAAGGCTACAACGGTCAAACTATAAACGAAAAGTTTTTCAAGCACGCGTCTGAGTTCAGTGTAAACATAGAATGGAAGGCTGTACCGTCCGCCATCAGCGACCATATACCCTTTAAACAGCAGGGAGTAGAAACGCTCTTTTTGACCTCACATCCCTTCTCTATAAGACATACGCCGTACGATAACGTTCACAGCATAGACTGGGATATGGTACGCATGTGGTTTGACCTTATACTTTCCTTCATAAGGAGGTTTCACAAGATATGA
- a CDS encoding outer membrane lipoprotein carrier protein LolA: protein MMFLLILILPLLVWSDTLSNLSKKLEKVRTIRVDFIQRVQYPWSARPEISKGIIYAQKGGKFRIEYTSPQRLLIVSNGKDILIEYPGKNIRYIDNIQNNRSSVVEAIFLLSKPLEDVFKPVLESSRNGKVMLTLVPKVKDSTIERVTLELEDLDIRKMWIEAPDGTRVELEFINIKENFTPSPNLFTVWK from the coding sequence ATGATGTTTCTGCTGATTCTCATACTACCACTCCTTGTATGGTCGGATACACTTAGCAACCTAAGCAAGAAGCTTGAGAAGGTAAGGACCATAAGGGTAGACTTTATACAGAGAGTTCAGTACCCATGGTCAGCAAGACCTGAGATTTCAAAGGGCATAATATACGCACAGAAGGGTGGCAAGTTCAGGATAGAGTACACAAGCCCACAAAGGCTTTTGATAGTATCAAACGGTAAAGACATACTCATAGAGTACCCCGGGAAAAATATAAGGTATATAGACAACATTCAGAACAACAGATCCTCAGTGGTGGAGGCCATCTTTTTACTTTCAAAACCCCTGGAAGATGTATTTAAACCAGTGCTCGAGAGTTCAAGGAACGGTAAAGTAATGCTAACGCTTGTACCTAAGGTAAAAGATAGCACTATAGAAAGAGTAACGCTAGAGTTAGAAGACTTGGACATACGGAAGATGTGGATAGAGGCCCCAGACGGTACACGTGTGGAGCTAGAGTTCATAAACATAAAGGAGAACTTTACACCATCCCCAAACCTGTTTACAGTATGGAAATAA
- a CDS encoding GNAT family N-acetyltransferase: MEIRRLTPEDIPSMVDLYLEGYKGLEEYAYTNREDVEAYMGWLFRRDVAGIWGAFDNGKLVGFVAADGNWFSKREGKVVGAIHELVVHPKYRGMGLGKKLMKKALEYFKERGLDLAELWVGDENKDAINFYKSLGFKERDRFNYWIRMVRNV, translated from the coding sequence ATGGAAATAAGAAGGCTTACACCAGAGGATATACCAAGCATGGTAGACCTGTATCTGGAAGGCTACAAGGGTTTGGAAGAGTATGCCTACACGAACCGAGAAGATGTAGAGGCTTACATGGGGTGGCTCTTCAGAAGAGATGTAGCTGGAATATGGGGTGCATTTGACAACGGTAAACTTGTGGGCTTTGTAGCAGCAGATGGCAACTGGTTTAGCAAGAGAGAGGGTAAAGTGGTTGGAGCCATACACGAGCTTGTAGTACATCCCAAGTACAGAGGTATGGGATTAGGTAAGAAGCTTATGAAGAAAGCTTTGGAATACTTCAAAGAAAGAGGTCTTGACCTTGCTGAACTTTGGGTGGGAGATGAAAACAAAGATGCAATAAACTTTTACAAGTCTTTGGGTTTTAAGGAAAGAGACAGGTTTAACTACTGGATAAGGATGGTAAGGAATGTTTAA